The Culex quinquefasciatus strain JHB chromosome 2, VPISU_Cqui_1.0_pri_paternal, whole genome shotgun sequence genome contains the following window.
AAGGGCAACGAAATCGCCTGGCTCGAACTGGCACTGTGTCGCGTAACACGTTCAGCAGCTGGTCGTAGAACTCTGTCACGGCGTCGTCCAGTGAGCCCGCTGTGTCCATCGTACTCCAATCAACAGCTTCTAGCCTTGAATTCAGCGTTTCAAAGTTGCAACGTTTGAAATCGAACTCCTCAGCAACCGGATCGATAGATTCGGAAGCAGGTGTGTGCGCGCAAATCTCTAGCTTCAGAACGAATGGAGGATGCGGGGCGTCTATCGGTAAGAGTGAGTTCGGGGGCTGTAACAGCTCAAAGGCCGCAGCGTCATTCACAAAGGCGAGGTCTAGTAAGCGGTTGGAGTTGTTCAGCAGGAAGTTTATTTGTACCAGCCCGTTGGCCAGGAAGGACTCGGTGAGAGACACCTCTGCATCGGACGACGCGTTCGCGGGGAGAAAGCCACCGACGTCTTCATCGAAGACCCAGACGAGATCCGGAAGGTTGTAGTCCCCGACAACAACCACCACGTCTTGATCCGTTGCTTTTTCGAGAATTTGCTGGACGGATTCAGCATGCAAGGTGTACACGTCGGGAGTGGTGCGTGGTCGGACGTAAATCCCGCAAACGAAGAGAGAGAAGGAATGGAAGTTGATACGAACCGTTGACTGCTCCAACCGTTCGCAGTTAGCCAATTCTACCTCCCTAGCTCCAAGGTCGCTTTTGACAGCAACAAGTGCTCCTCCTCCACGAGCTGCGCTGGACGTGGCGGTGTTTCGGTCGAGTCGGAAGATCTTGTAGTTCGCGGAGAACTCCGAGTCCAGAATATTGCCGTGCAACCAGGTTTCGGTGAGAACCACTACGTCGTAGTCACTGGACATCAAGGCGAGGCGCAGTTTCTCCGTCTTTGTTCGCATGCCGCGAATGTTCTGGTAATAGATGGTCAAGTGTCGTGGAGGGCTGCAAGCCAAGGGATTGTCAGGAGAAGAAAAAACTGTTGACTCAGAGTACTCGCCTGGAGTTTGTTGTTGGAAGACCCCCTCTCGACTTCCGAACGCAGGGCCGGGACGACTTGGCTGGCCGCTGGCTGGGAGCGCGACTGCGTCGGAGCGATTGGGGACTTCCATGGTACCGTCTAGCGAGCGTCCCGGTGATGGCAGCGCGGCACGGTGCGATGGGTTGTCCAACGGCGCGGGGTCTATCAGCTGTGACACCATGACAGCTTCAGCCGACGGCAAACGCCGCGTGGAATCGGGAACGGTACTTGGGCTGAAAATTGGGAGGCGTTCGGAAGAGGAAGTGTTGCTAATATACGGGTACTTGCCTGTGGGGCAAGTTTGGCAACTCCTATCTCGCACTCCGACTACAGGACCGGGACAGGTTAAGTCGGCAGCGGCAAACGGGGGTGCAACTGTGTCGGAAGGAGTAGGAGTCGCCATAGTGCCTTGCTTCGTATATCCCGGTCTTAGCCCGACGTCGAGTTCACTGCAACTGGAGGTCCGCTGGGGGTTGTAGATGTGTCCATGTCCTCCGTTCCGCTCTCCAGCCGTGGTGCTATTGGGTTGCCCGTTACCACCAGCGGCTTTATCACCGCCGATTTCCCGACAACGTGACCACGTTTTTGTCCTACCCTCGAATTCACGGACAGTGAAGTTTTCCGGCCACGTACCATGCGCAAAAGCGACTTGCTTGAGTTCCGGTCTGACGCTGACTTTGAAGGATACAAAGGAAAGCGTGGATAAATCTTTCCCCTTCGGCACCAGCTTCTGGACCTTCGGCGAATCTTCCATGTCCAAAAATTCACGGACCAGCTGGGCGACATCGTCTTCGGAGGTGGTTGGTTCAAATGCCGAAAGGTACAGGTGAAGCAGCTCATCGCCTCCCTCGTCGGAAATGTCCACCGTTTGCATCGTGACGTTGAGCGTTTTTGGTTCCCGTCCGCAGTTAGCGTACGTAACCGGGCCGCCCACAGCGGTTCCATTCCTGCGATGCTTTGGGGTCCGCGCGAACTGCGAGCCGTTTTTAAAACCGCGCGGTTTTAACGGAGTGGTCGGCCGCTGGCTCGGTTGCTTGTCGATCTTGGCCGTAAGGGATAGGATCGCTGCCTTCAGCTCCGACACATCCGCTTGAAGCGAGCTCAGTGCATCCGGTGCACCGCTAGCAGCAGGAGCAGGGCGAAACGTATCCGCAGGGAAAATGCGATTTGCAAAGTTCATCATATAAGGAAAACTAGAGGCAGCTGCTTCGCGAATTTGGTGAGATCAGTCCATATTGGACATTTTGAAACCTGACATAATTTTGCTATCAATTTACTAAATACGCGCCGATCCCTGTTTCGGCTGctgggattggaagtttaaagatagatcGAGAACCCGTCTGATTCTTGATTTAtctttaggcggggccagacaatgcccagtgacctcggaattggaccgcaaggagctctgtctttctgaaatgggtcactggaagcagcgcgagggctaacaccacctaatacccgggactgagataagctgtatcagcataacctaagtctgatacaaactatactttcccataatttcgctgccggccagcgggtattggattggaccacacacaacTGTCAAAACATACTGCGTCATGCATATTAACTAGAGAACCTAGAATTATAAAAGAACGAGCATCtcaaatcaaaattaccaaTCAAAGCACGGGAGCTGTACACGGAAGAACCAATCGAGCAAAACACAATagcttttgctcgattggtacatTCGAAcacgaaccggttgttgcgtttgaaacggaatttgtatacgattctaagaAGATTCCGTTTCataattcggattgatttgactgggttcgtttgacagttctcctgCTTCGATTGGTAATAATAATTTGAGATGCTCGTTCTCTTATAACTCTAGGTTTTCTAGCCGTTCGGTTCGGTGTCTCTTATCATGCCTTCTACAATGTACAATGGATTTTGAAtcctacacggagagaccggccagggcaaatctaagaaaatcttggttaatttaactaaaagtatgggttaattttttacacagctttttttcaacaatcgattgttgattttgttaacccaaaattgctgaccaccagtaactaaaattaactaaaaaagttggaattgccattttcgttggttaaatggccgaaaaaattctagcagtcgactgctagaatattttttcagaaaattaactaatttttttgttttaagctgaaatattgtggaatattctgtaaaaaacaggctgggccatacttttcaactatttttcaacaatttttttcgttttattacctgaaatatttttgcatgctgcaaattattagtgaattataacaaaagatttcttaattaaacataatttatgttagtgtcgatatatattttctttaattatctaacgatacaggccgggctgaatttctagctataattttaactaatgtcttacttaaatacagaaaaacattcgtgcatgtagtcaataattagctattgttagcaatatttttattgaatttgcagtaaattttataataatgcctcacaaattaatgctgggtgtttttatattcacatttattctgcctaaaattttaactttttgtactaatttgttttattttttcgcatgaagttattaaattactgttaaaaagcatcaaaacaaaactttttattatctgttattataaaacatgtaaagtttgattaaagtttgaaaaaaatacgttgcataaatctaaaaaaataataataaaacatattacaaattttgttaaacatatttataaaagatgtttaatttctcgtgaattccttgAAGATATTTCACCAAGTaagttattatgttgtataaaattaagtgttgtattcacttaccatcactgtgcaatcatccgataagtcatcatcatctacaacggtctcaggtttagttatttttcacacagaatttacaccaaaacgaaccatttgctgcaaatagacatataaaatttattagtaatttgatacaaaatccttaattttgtctataaactgaaaaaggatcgtaaataaatgtaattataatgaggaaagaagaaatatcaataatgctccgtttcctgaaaacaatattttgagttttacttaccagtttatttagCAGTCTTCTattaacagcatttttaaaatatttctatcttcttttgtatatcttttataaattttatttttagacatttcccatcatctcatttttattttgatattatgtgtactcatttccatatattttatggttgatgattctgaaaaaatggttcattaaaattgtatccatcgtaagcacgaaggtttttgattattcagttttctaattaaaatcacaacagataaattgttatgtaaaaataaatccatacttacttagattaaccaaccttttgttaaatttgcccgtgcaagtattgtcgtgcaagagttcgcccgcctcttcctttcactgcccttccctttccttaaaacattgtcatgaagtcccctcgcatcagaggtcctcATTGCGAATGTCCTTGTCTtgttcttcatagtttatcacctgcaaagaaatcatcaacaaacttactcaccaattgcacctccacagttgcaacagtgttcacttcgatttgcacttcaacattagccaaatagtgtgattttcacctttcacattctctcacttcacaattaacaacacaaactcaacaaatcgaccgctcttgttcgaatcctgacttcaaatgacaaacgtaaacaaacccaagttcatcttttaaataatcaaccaattgatatttacatttaaccaaaaaatcttgatttttctaaaaccaaagctaacagtcgagcacgttcattcgagttcgggaaatctgttagctttttgcctttagcattttcaacaaacaggttattaaattattactgaattttggttgattcaactgaaaattggccgtaacaagtacgtttttgtgaaatttacgaaagtaaaatcaacaattttaattgctaaaatttctgggcacagtctctccgtgtaatGAAGAGAAATCTTTAAGTAAACATAGGATCTTGTCCTCCACTTCTGCTGTAACTTTTCAACGAAATATCGCTTCGAGTGGTAGATCTGgaactgggtgctgaatagtggctCGCAAAACGgcttcaattttgaactgtcaaagtggaaccaatttactgttcgccaaaagcgcgagtattgttatcgatcattgaaatttttttgcaggAATGAAGAATTTCTCACTTGAATTCTTCTTGTTGTCGTCGTCACCCGTGCATGACCCAAATGGACTAACCGCGTTCGTTATaatcctagttttttttttcaatttgtgaccAATGTAGTTTTtagaccggctccgtggcttaatggttgcggcttctgccttgaaagcagaaggttcagggatcaaatcccggtcggttcccttgaaatttggaatcaggaattgaactttgaatatgaaaaaACCTTTAAGAGTCagtcaggtgggattcgaactcacgcctttggattgatggtctgggacgctaaccagtcAGCCATCATGAAGTTGAATGCTCTAgaactgaattgatccgtagtggcgaaataatgtcacaaggtataacatataaaccattatataactactaacaccgtctcaaaacagcccaggaccatctcatatactcatgaactggacgagggagtcgtggattgcctggcccgagtcatctgcattatcgatctatgtctgtacaatttcagaagaaatcgttagccagagaaaggtattcgcttcaaaggttcttgagatatatgagcatgagcatggttgactgccaatgagctactactccgttattgacggatcagctgaagttacacaatgaaccaacagatgggtagtgggagctaatcatcccctaaagatctctgctttaagtcaataccggcgccccccccccccaaggagatgcagttcaacaaaggtaggaatgttagtccgatagttgaagttgcagactcatcagaaacagagtttgtcgctctatacctgttgacaccgcatgagaccgttgaatccacagcatctccttcaagcatcacgggaatgTGACATCCTCGGTTCTATAATAAAAcacctttttactttttatccaTACCCAAAACGGGAGCCAACCATTCCATCTTTATTACACTCACCATGACACCCACACTCCAACTCTGCACTCTCAATCCCTTCTACCCAAAACTCAGCACACTCTAAACCAGAATGCCACATCTTCCCCTTTGACTAAAACAAACTAGCATGTTCCCTTTTTTATATTCAACGGTATAACCACACGATCTCTTTCAGAGATAAAACTCCTCTCAACTTAATCTAAAtagatattaaattattattacttGGGCGTTTAGTCTCCCTGACGTTACGGCGCTTCGACACAGGTTGCTCCTCATCCGAATCCTTTCCGTCTGATGCCGCCGGAATGGCAACGCCTACGCTGCGACCGCCGATTTCCTCCTCTTTCTCCGGTTCTTCTTCTCCCTCCAGCTCAGCTGAAATGAaacaaaagagagaaaaaaaaacaaacgagaaaaaaaattaatgaagaaaaaaaaatggattaaaccatttcaactAAAACCAACAACAACCATGTCTAAGTAAACTCTTAACATGAACAACATGAAATTCAGACTTACTACTTTGCCGCCTGATGAACTTCTTCAAGCATTTAGCGTTGCGATCGTAAGTCTTTCCTGTAGTCAAATCAGTGACCGTTAATCGACCAGCTCCGGTTATCGCCACCACTTTGTGCAACGCATTTCTATACTGGGTATCCGCCTTGTCCCGCTTTGTTTGAGCAACAAAAACTGTGTCACCGATCGCAAAATCTAAACCAGACGCTTTACGTTTGATATCCTCCCTGGAATTCCGGTCGAATTTCGACGTCCGGTCTCGGTCCCGCAGCTCATCATCGATCAGCTGGCAGCGCTCAGTTCTCACGTCTGGAAGAAGGCCTCTCACCACTCGACCGAACATTAACTCGGCCGGTGGGACTTTTGTCACCTGGTGCGGCCACGTGTTGTAAGCTGACACATATTCTGCCAACGCTTCCTTCCTTACCTAGCTTTGCAATCGCTGAGATTTTATTTATACCCTGCATACTCCGTTCAACTAAACCATTTTCCGTCGGGTTCAGCGGCGTACTGTGAATCAGTTTCACACCCCACACCCTTTGCAGCCATGTTTTCAATTCAACACTGCTAAATGGTGGTCCGTAGTCCGCCTTCAGGGTCTTGGGAATGTAGTAAGTGTTAAAAATTCTCTTGAGCGCCCTTTTAACAGCCTCTGCATCAGTCCTTTCCATGGGTAACGCTACCAAAAATCGCGAGTAGTTATCCGTGAGGACCAGCGCTTTCCAGCTGTTGATGTCGGACGCCGATGAGAAATCCATCGACACGTAATCCCACGGATTAGCGGGAAGATCGGTCAACGTAATCGGCAGCGTATTGTTTGTCTTGGTAACCAATTGACACTCCGGACAACTGCGTACAAAATCTTCTATCTCCCGGTCCATACCCAGCCACCATAGCCCCTGTCTTAAAAAATTGTTCATCGTTGACATACCCGGGTGGCCTAGGTGGGCCACACGTATCGCGCGAGACCGCAACACAATAGGCAGCACGATCTTCTCCTGCTTCATTAGCAGTCCATTTTGCATGAACAGATCACGATGGAAAGCTTGATATTTTATGATCTCCGCTGGCCATTTTTCGTCCTTTTCCAACCAATCGATCAATGTAAGTAGCTCGCTGTCCTTCAACAACTCCTCCTTTACTTCCGATGACGTCATCGCCAGCAAATGTTCATTGATAGCCCCTGGGTCTGCTGTGACCAAGCACAACTCGTGCGGTTCTCTGTTTAAACCAAACTGAGGTTCGTCGCGCCTAGCGCATATCCGGGAAGCCGCGTCAGCAATGTTGTTTGTGCCCGACACGTGTTCAAATTCGAAATGGAAGTGATCCATTCGCAGCAACCAACCTTCAGCTCTCGACAAAATTCGCTTCCCGACGTCCTTGCCCTTAACCTTCGTCATAAACATCAATGCTTCGCTGTCGCACCTCAACGTAAACCACCTTCCTAAAAGATAATACGCAAACCTTTCCATTGCCCAGATTATCGCCAGCGCTTCACGGTGTAACTGCGGATAACGACACTCAGCAACCGTTAGACTTTTCGACGCGCAAGCAATAATCCGCCGCTCCTCCCCGTCGCTCGCCTGTTGAGTCAGCACTCCAGCTATTCCCCAGGGTGATGCATCGGTGTACAGCACAGTTGGATCGTTCTCATTGAAAAATCCACGCTTAACCAAATCGTTCTCTGCTGCATCCTTCAGTGCCTCAAATGCTGCTTGCCGCTCCTCACTCCACTCAAACTTCGCTTCCGTAGACAGAAGCTCCCGAAGCGGCTTCGTTTTATGAGCGAAATTAGGAATAAATGGACTTATAAAAGTCATCATCCCCAAGAAACTCCGCAACTCCGAGGTATTCCTGGAACGTTGAAAAAGCCTAATGTCCGAAATTTTCTTGTCCGTAGGTAGAATTCCACTACCATCAATGGTGAATCCCAAAAACTCAACTGATTGCTGATCGTACACGGATTTGTCCTCGTTTATAGTGAGATTGTTTCCTTCTAGAGTTTCTTTGACCACGGCCACGTTCGCCCGCAGCTCCGCCAGCGTCCTTCCATACACCAGAATATCGTCGAGGTACACAATTATGTTCTTGCACTTGCTCATCAGCTTCTCCATCGAGCGCTGGAACAGCTCCGGGGCATTGGCGAGTCCAAAAGGTAACCTCGTGAAACGCATCAGACCGTTTGCCGTCATGAACGTGGTGAAATGACGCACACTCTCGTCCAACTCAATGTGAAAATAAGCATCACGAAGGTCCAATTTGGAAAAGTACACCGTACCGTTTGGAATCTCTGCCCAAATCTTCTCCAGCGATGGCATGGGGTACGGCTCTCTAATGATCGCTTTGTTTACAGCTCTGTAATCGACCACAATCCGGAAATCATTAGTACCCTTCGGCACCAAAACCAACGGCGACACATGCGTGATGACGTCATCCTCCTTGTCTGCTCTCTCTATAATATTTCTGATCTCCATTGCTCGAAGCCTTTCGGTGGTGGCGTTTTCGAACGCCTTCGGAATGTTATAGCGAATAATCTGCCTCGGCGTTACAGATTCGTCCACCTTGAATTTGACAGGGTCCAGCTTAACCTTCGGGAACTCCGAGACATCCGCATTCACGCTGTATACACCTTCATTTTGCACCCCAGTAGACTGCGTCTCTCCTTCGCTCAGGGGTCCCAACCGTATCAATCCCAGCTCTTGGGAAGTGCCAAAACCGAGCAAAGACAACTCCGTGCCCCGGACAACGAAGAACTTAGTTAACTTGAAGGGCTGACTGTGACCCGCCACGCCCGTGTACGCCCTGAACGAGCACTCGACTTCTAGAGGACTCTGATTTGCATAAGCTCTCAACACCTCCTGCGGATGGACCTCCACCTCATGTAGGACAGATCTACAACAAGTCTTTAGCGCATTCCAAACGCCCACCGTAACAGTGTTCACAGTGGCTCCGGTATCCACTAGAAAACGCACACTCTCCTTCCCGATAGTACAGTACACGAAACGTGGATCATTCGAAACTGGTGGAGCCTCATGACCTTTAGCGAGCaactacattaaaaaaaaaaacaaacaaaacaaacaaaaaaaaaattattttaaacccaAAACCCTTAATTTATGTTCTATGTTTGAATTCAACAGCATCATTTATTGTCTGTTTATCTATGATGTCTCTATCCACAGATTAGGGCTTATCAGTATCTACCTGGTTAATCCGCTGAGCCTCTTCCTTAACCGACTCCGGATAGGAACGGCGGTCGCGTGGTCCTTTCTGCTCTTGCTTCGGATTTTTGCAGAACTCGGCAAAATGGCCCCAAAAGCCGCAGTTCCAGCACTTCACCCGGAAAGCCGCGCAATCGTTTGGACCGTGCATTCGGCCGCACCTGGAGCAGCTAGCCACGGACATTTTCTCCCAGGCTTCTCGCCGCATCGGCCAGTCGCGGTACCTTCCCTGGCCGCCCGAGTAGTTCCTGACTTGGCGACCCGAATCATGACGAGCACGTTCCGCCTTCAGTTTACCCACACGAACCGCGTTGACCACTTTGAACCTCTCCTCCTCTTGGTGTAGACCCGAACCTTGGCCTAGTTTTTCATTCTGTTGCTGCTTGGCAACCTCAGCCGCCTCCCGTCTTATCTCGTCCAAATGCTTGCCGTGACTGATGATCTTTTGCAGATCGTTACTCAGCATGCCCGAAGACTCGTACAGCTTGCTCGAAATCTCCGGGATAGATCGTCGCAATAATGCTTGCAAAAACTCCTCTTCCCTCTGTTTACCCTCGAAATCACAATACTTGGCTTGAAACTCCAGCCGGAGAACCCAATCGTCGAACGGTTCATTCTCGCTCATCTTCATCTCTCTGAACTTCATACGTTCCTTCGCAGGGTCGCAAATCTGGTTGAAGTACCTGTGAGATTAATCAACACGAACGTAAATTTCAGATTCTGGGTATTCTAACTTCAATAATCACTCTTCACCT
Protein-coding sequences here:
- the LOC119766264 gene encoding uncharacterized protein K02A2.6-like, with the protein product MRAYTGVAGHSQPFKLTKFFVVRGTELSLLGFGTSQELGLIRLGPLSEGETQSTGVQNEGVYSVNADVSEFPKVKLDPVKFKVDESVTPRQIIRYNIPKAFENATTERLRAMEIRNIIERADKEDDVITHVSPLVLVPKGTNDFRIVVDYRAVNKAIIREPYPMPSLEKIWAEIPNGTVYFSKLDLRDAYFHIELDESVRHFTTFMTANGLMRFTRLPFGLANAPELFQRSMEKLMSKCKNIIVYLDDILVYGRTLAELRANVAVVKETLEGNNLTINEDKSVYDQQSVEFLGFTIDGSGILPTDKKISDIRLFQRSRNTSELRSFLGMMTFISPFIPNFAHKTKPLRELLSTEAKFEWSEERQAAFEALKDAAENDLVKRGFFNENDPTVLYTDASPWGIAGVLTQQASDGEERRIIACASKSLTVAECRYPQLHREALAIIWAMERFAYYLLGRWFTLRCDSEALMFMTKVKGKDVGKRILSRAEGWLLRMDHFHFEFEHVSGTNNIADAASRICARRDEPQFGLNREPHELCLVTADPGAINEHLLAMTSSEVKEELLKDSELLTLIDWLEKDEKWPAEIIKYQAFHRDLFMQNGLLMKQEKIVLPIVLRSRAIRVAHLGHPGMSTMNNFLRQGLWWLGMDREIEDFVRSCPECQLVTKTNNTLPITLTDLPANPWDYVSMDFSSASDINSWKALVLTDNYSRFLVALPMERTDAEAVKRALKRIFNTYYIPKTLKADYGPPFSSYAAEPDGKWFS
- the LOC119766648 gene encoding uncharacterized protein LOC119766648, whose amino-acid sequence is MQQKLIGPDSYDVFWETVDALNRYFNQICDPAKERMKFREMKMSENEPFDDWVLRLEFQAKYCDFEGKQREEEFLQALLRRSIPEISSKLYESSGMLSNDLQKIISHGKHLDEIRREAAEVAKQQQNEKLGQGSGLHQEEERFKVVNAVRVGKLKAERARHDSGRQVRNYSGGQGRYRDWPMRREAWEKMSVASCSRCGRMHGPNDCAAFRVKCWNCGFWGHFAEFCKNPKQEQKGPRDRRSYPESVKEEAQRINQVDTDKP